One window of the Eucalyptus grandis isolate ANBG69807.140 chromosome 6, ASM1654582v1, whole genome shotgun sequence genome contains the following:
- the LOC104449668 gene encoding putative glutamine amidotransferase GAT1_2.1 — protein MASSDLSGILPRVLIVSRRTVRKNKFVDFVGEYHLDLIVGYGAVPVIVPRVNGVHMLLDSFEPIHGVLLCEGEDIDPSLYEPEDATITLSPEELEEVRRLHASDTAIDREKDTIELRLAKLCLERNIPYLGICRGSQVLNVASGGTLYQDIEREVSRNFAQEKRVAHINYNDYDGHRHAVRVLEKTPLHEWFKDSLEDKTMEIMVNSYHHQGVKRLAQRFVPMAFAPDDLIEGFYDPDAYNPEEGKFIMGLQFHPERMRKPDSDEFDYPGCPFAYQEFVKAVIAYQKKLISSTSVPRPLKLDQEMEKRRRMIVRSFSLAKNLYTTGQGLNPSKESELKAGAEFLESNTALSLQQEKRLKQMGATVRNAGSYIERLKLNEEREKMARNVIGKMSVEQLSDLISFYRMMEQICSEVLERKLQGIVNDLNT, from the exons ATGGCTTCTTCTGATCTCTCCGGGATCCTCCCTCGCGTCCTCATCGTCTCGCGCCGCACCGTTCGCAAGAACAAGTTTGTCGATTTCGTCG GTGAATATCACCTTGATCTCATAGTGGGATATGGCGCCGTCCCCGTAATAGTCCCCCGCGTGAACGGGGTCCACATGCTGCTCGACAGCTTCGAGCCGATCCATGGCGTCCTCCTCTGCGAGGGCGAGGACATCGACCCGTCACTCTACGAGCCCGAGGATGCCACCATCACACTCTCCCCCGAGGAGCTTGAGGAGGTGCGGAGGCTCCACGCGAGCGACACAGCCATCGACCGTGAGAAAGACACGATCGAGCTCCGCCTTGCGAAGCTGTGCCTCGAGCGCAACATCCCTTACTTGGGGATCTGCAGAGGCTCGCAG GTCTTGAATGTTGCATCTGGAGGCACGCTTTATCAAGACATTGAGAGAGAGGTCAGCAGGAATTTTGCCCAAGAGAAGAGAGTGGCTCACATAAATTACAATGATTATGATGGGCATAGACATGCGGTCAGGGTGTTGGAGAAGACTCCATTGCATGAGTGGTTTAAGGACTCATTGGAGGACAAGACGATGGAGATAATGGTGAATAGTTATCACCACCAGGGGGTCAAGAGACTGGCTCAGAGGTTTGTTCCCATGGCCTTTGCCCCTGATGACTTGATCGAAGGGTTCTACGATCCGGATGCTTATAATCCTGAAGAGGGCAAGTTCATCATGGGCCTCCAGTTTCACCCTGAGCGGATGCGGAAGCCCGACTCCGACGAGTTCGATTACCCAGGTTGCCCGTTCGCCTATCAG GAGTTTGTGAAGGCTGTGATTGCGTACCAGAAGAAGCTTATTAGCTCGACTTCGGTCCCAAGGCCACTGAAACTTGATCAAGAaatggagaagaggaggaggatgatCGTCCGCAGTTTTTCACTGGCCAAGAATCTGTATACGACCGGCCAAGGGCTGAACCCATCCAAAGAGTCCGAACTTAAAGCGGGTGCAGAATTTCTTGAG TCGAACACGGCATTGAGTTTGCAACAAGAGAAGAGGTTGAAGCAGATGGGTGCGACAGTGAGGAACGCTGGGTCATACATCGAGAGGCTCAAGTTGAacgaagaaagagagaagatggcAAGGAATGTGATTGGGAAGATGTCGGTCGAACAATTATCTGATCTGATATCCTTCTACAGAATGATGGAGCAGATATGCTCAGAAGTCCTGGAGAGAAAGCTTCAGGGCATCGTGAACGACCTAAACACATAG